From Carettochelys insculpta isolate YL-2023 chromosome 22, ASM3395843v1, whole genome shotgun sequence, one genomic window encodes:
- the LOC142024750 gene encoding uncharacterized protein LOC142024750 isoform X1, giving the protein MEPAQMAVSFEEVAVYFTPGQGALLGPAQRALYRAVMQENYQAVTSLGFPIPKPELIARLERGEELWVSDLQAGEETGNRKDIGTAGGERASEKQEGNEQQDVPGAMGLEGSLVGRAEGDFSQRWEQGEAWGKSPRSERLLGNPPRKQLAESVKCREGDKDPTAQATNSKGDKHHEWLGDENSFSLRPLQTALPAIGPAEKPPRCLELGERFTDCSDFNNAGRKQKGEKRSQCLEGRNSLNGKSALVTDETRYTGERPHQCSDCGKGFLQRSSLKIHQAIHTGERPYKCSECGKSFIQKSRLVSHQTVHTGHSPHKCLECGKCFTQRSNLRIHQAIHTGERPYKCSDCGKGFIQRSNLISHRAVHTGQRPHKCLKCGKSFIQRSSLRKHQTIHTGESPHKCLDCGKSFIYRSDLNNHQAVHTGVRPYKCLDCGKSFIQRSHLINHQAIHSGERPHKCSDCGKTFAQRSILVSHQKIHSGERPHKCSVCGKSFKSKQWLVKHQAIHTGLKPHKCLVCGKAFTHKSVLVSHQAVHTGERSHKCLQCGKCFTQRSGLHTHQVIHTGARPHKCLDCGKSFTQRSVLHTHQVIHTGSRPHKCSDCGKCFRRIYELLKHQAIHTGERPHKCLDCGKGFIHRCRLVSHQKIHTGDRPHKCLDCDKSFLNRSALLNHQAIHSGERPHKCLDCGKSFKQRPNLISHQAIHTGERPHKCADCGKCFKNRSNLINHQTVHTGERPHKCSDCGKSFKQRSNLINHQAVHTGERPHNCLECGKNFLRRFQLLKHQAIHTGERPHKCLICGKSFIERSNLISHQKIHTGEKPHKCLVCGKSFTQRSTLRTHEAIHTGERPHKCAHCGKSFIRKSALSSHQAIHTGKRPHKS; this is encoded by the exons ATGGAGCCAGCACAG ATGGCGGTGAGcttcgaggaggtggctgtgtatttcaccccggggcagggggcgctgctgggccccgctcagagagccctctacagggccgTCATGCAGGAGAACTACCAGGCGGTGACCTCGCTGG GGTTCCCCATTCCCAAACCGGAGCTGATCGCCCGGCTGGAGCGAGGGGAAGAGCTGTGGGTGTCTGATCTCCAGGCCGGGGAGGAAACAGGGAACCGAAAAGACATCGGCACAG CAGGTGGTGAGCGAGCGAGTGAGAAGCAGGAGGGGAATGAACAGCAGGACGTTCCTGGGGCAATGGGACTAGAAGGGTCCTTGGTGGGAAGAGCTGAAGGGGATTTTTCCCAGCGATGGGAACAAGGAGAAGCCTGGGGAAAGTCGCCCAGGTCGGAGAGGCTGCTGGGAAACCCCCCAAGGAAGCAACTGGCTGAATCTGTTAAATGTAGGGAAGGAGACAAGGATCCAACAGCCCAGGCGACAAATTCCAAGGGAGACAAACACCACGAATGGCTCGGTGACGAGAACAGCTTCAGTCTGAGACCACTGCAGACTGCATTGCCAGCAATAGGTCCTGCAGAGAAACCTCCTCGGTGCTTGGAGCTTGGGGAGAGATTCACTGACTGCtctgattttaataatgctgGGAGAAAACAGAAGGGAGAGAAACGCTCTCAATGCCTTGAGGGCAGGAACAGTTTGAATGGGAAGTCAGCCCTGGTTACAGATGAGACGAGgtacacaggagagagaccccatcAGTGCTCAGACTGTGGAAAAGGTTTTCTACAGAGGTCGAGCCTGAAAATCcatcaggccatccacacaggGGAGAGACCCTATAAGTGCTCAGAGTGTGGAAAGAGTTTCATCCAGAAGTCTCGCCTTGTTTCACATCAGACCGTCCACACAGGGCACAGCCCCCATAAGTGCTTGGAATGTGGGAAATGTTTCACACAGAGGTCAAACCTTCGTATTCATCAGGCCATACACActggagagagaccttataagtGCTCCGACTGCGGGAAGGGTTTCATTCAGAGGTCAAACCTCATAAGTCATCGAGCCGTCCACACGGGACAAAGACCCCATAAGTGTTTAAAGTGTGGAAAAAGTTTCATACAAAGGTCCAGTCTCAGGAAACATCAAACAATTCATACAGGAGAGAGCCCTCATAAATGCTTAGACTGTGGAAAGAGTTTCATATATAGGTCAGACCTCAATAACCATCAGGCCGTCCACACAGGAGTCAGACCTTATAAGTGTTTAGACTGCGGAAAGAGTTTCATACAGAGGTCCCACCTCATAAACCATCAGGCCATCCACAGCGGAGAGAGACCCCATAAGTGCTCGGACTGTGGAAAAACCTTCGCCCAAAGGTCCATTCTTGTTTCACACCAGAAAATCCACTCTGGAGAAAGACCCCATAAGTGCTCAgtctgtgggaaaagtttcaaatCCAAACAATGGCTCGTTAAGcatcaggccatccacacaggATTGAAACCCCACAAGTGCTTAGTCTGTGGAAAAGCTTTCACACACAAATCAGTCCTTGTTTCCCATCAGGCcgtccacacaggagagagatcCCACAAGTGTTTGCAGTGCGGGAAATGCTTCACACAGAGGTCAGGCCTTCATACTCATCAGGTCATCCACACCGGTGCGAGACCCCATAAGTGCctggactgtgggaaaagtttcacaCAGAGGTCAGTCCTTCATACTCATCAGGTCATCCACACAGGGTCAAGACCCCATAAGTGTTCGGACTGTGGGAAATGTTTCAGAAGGATATACGAGCTTCTTAAACATCAGGCCATCCACACTGGAGAGAGACCCCATAAGTGCTTGGACTGTGGAAAGGGTTTCATACACAGGTGTCGCCTTGTTTCTCATCagaaaatccacacaggagaCAGACCCCATAAGTGCTTAGACTGTGATAAGAGTTTCCTAAACAGATCAGCCCTCTTAAATCATCAGGCAATCCACTCAGGAGAGAGACCTCATAAATGCTTAGACTGTGGAAAGAGTTTCAAACAGAGGCCAAACCTCATAAGCcatcaggccatccacacaggagagagaccccataAATGCGCAGACTGTGGAAAGTGTTTCAAAAACAGGTCAAACCTCATAAACCATCagacagtccacacaggagaaagACCCCATAAGTGTTCAGACTGTGGAAAAAGTTTCAAACAGAGGTCAAACCTCATAAACCATCAGgcagtccacacaggagaaagACCCCATAACTGCTTAGAGTGTGGGAAAAATTTCCTAAGGAGATTTCAGCTTCTTAAACATCAGGCCATCCACACTGGAGAGAGACCCCATAAATGCTTAATCTGTGGAAAGAGTTTCATAGAGAGGTCCAACCTTATTTCACATCAGAAAATTCACACAGGAGAAAAACCCCATAAATGCTTggtgtgtgggaaaagtttcacaCAGAGGTCAACCCTTCGTACTCATGAGGCCATCCACACTGGAGAGAGACCCCATAAGTGCGCACACTGTGGGAAGAGTTTCATCCGGAAGTCAGCCCTTAGTAGTCATCAGGCCATTCACACAGGGAAGAGACCCCATAAGAGCTGA